In Nocardioides luti, the DNA window ACGCCCGGCTCGCCAAGCAGCTCAACCAGCGCTACTCCCAGCTCTCGTCGATCATCGGCGCCTGGCGCGAGTGGCAGCAGCTCGGCGACGACCTGGGAGCGGCGCGCGAGCTGGCCGGCGAGGACGCCGCGTTCGCCGAGGAGGCCGAGCAGCTCGTCGAGCGCCGGGCCACCGCCGAGGAGCGGCTGCGCCGGCTGCTGGTCCCGCGGGACCCCACCGACGAGAAGGACGCGCTGCTCGAGGTGAAGTCCGGCGAGGGCGGCGAGGAGTCCGCGCTGTTCGCGGGCGACCTGCTCCGTATGTACACCCGCTACGCCGAGGCCCGCGGCTGGAAGGTCGAGATCCTCGACGCCACCGAGTCCGACCTCGGCGGCTACAAGTCCGTGACCGCGGCGGTGAAGGCGAAGGGCACCCCGGAGTCGGGGGAGGCCCCGTTCGCCCAGCTCAAGTTCGAGGGCGGGGTGCACCGCGTCCAGCGGGTGCCCGTCACCGAGTCCCAGGGGCGCGTCCACACCAGCGCCGCCGGCGTCCTCGTCTTCCCCGAGGCCGAGCAGATCGACGTCCAGGTCGACGAGAACGACCTGCGCATCGACGTCTACCGCAGCAGCGGCCCGGGCGGCCAGAGCGTCAACACCACCGACTCGGCCGTGCGGATCACCCACGTGCCGACCGGCATCGTGGCCAGCTGCCAGAACGAGAAGAGCCAGCTGCAGAACCGCGAGCAGGCGATGCGGATCCTGCGTGCCCGGATCCTCGCCGCCGCGCAGGAGAAGGCCGACGCCGAGGCCGGCGCCGCGCGCCGCAGCCAGGTCCGCACCGTGGACCGCTCCGAGCGGATCCGCACCTACAACTACCCGGAGAACCGCATCTCCGACCACCGCACCGGCTACAAGGCGTACAACCTCGACCAGGTGCTCGACGGCGACCTCCAGCCGGTGCTGGACTCCTGCATCGAGGCGGACCTGGCCACCCAGCTCGAGTCGCTCGAGTCCTGATGACCGGCACGGACGCGACCCCGGTGGACCGGCGTCGGCTGCTGGCGGAGGCGACGGCCCGGCTCGAGGCCGGGGGAGTGGCCAGCCCGGCGCACGACGCGGCCGAGCTGCTCGCCCACGTCCTCGGCACCACCCGCGGCCGGCTGGTCCTCGTCGACGAGGTCGCGGCCGACCGGGCCACGGCGTACGACGCCCTCGTGACGCGCCGCGCGGCCCGGGAGCCGCTGCAGCACCTCACCGGGACGGCGCACTTCCGCTTCGTCGAGCTGCAGGTCGGGCCGGGGGTCTTCGTGCCCCGCCCGGAGACCGAGCTGCTGGCCGGCTGGGCGATCGAGCAGGCGCTCGCGGTGGCCGCGACCGAGGGGCGCCCCCCGGTCGTCGTGGACCTGTGCACGGGCTCGGGCGCGGTCGCCCGCGCGATCGTGGACGAGGTCCCGGGGGCCGTCGTGCACGCCGTCGAGCTGGACGAGGACGCGCACGCCTGGGCGCAGCGGAACCTGGACGGCACCGGCGTCGACCTGCGGCACGGCGACATGGCCACCGCCTTCGACGAGCTGGCCGGCACCGTGGACGTCGTGACCTGCAACCCGCCGTACATCCCGCTCTGGGCGTGGGAGTCCGTCGCGCCCGAGGCGCGCGACCACGACCCGCACCTCGCCCTCTTCTCCGGCGACGACGGCCTGGACGCGATGCGCGTGCTGGCCCGGCGCGCCGCGCTGCTGCTGCGGCGCGGCGGGGTGGTCGGCGCCGAGCACGCGGACGAGCAGGGCGTCGAGGCGCCGGCCGTGTTCACCGCCGACGGGCGCTGGTGCGAGGTCCGCGACCACGAGGACCTCGCAGGGCGTGCGCGCTTCCTGACGGCGCGACTGGCACCATAAGGCGGTGACCTCCGAACGTTTCCCCACGAGCACCGAGGACGAGCGCGAGAAGGCGATCGAGGCCGCGAGCCTCGCGGTGCAGCGCGGCCAGCTGGTCGTGCTGCCCACCGACACCGTCTACGGGATCGGCGCGGACGCCTTCGACCCGGTGGCCGTGCGCTCGCTGCTCGACGCCAAGGGCCGCGGCCGCGAGATGCCGCCGCCGGTCCTGGTGAGCAGCGCGACCACCGTCGACGCGCTGGCCGTCGGGATCCCCGGCTACGCCCGTGCCCTGATCGACGCCTTCTGGCCGGGGCCGCTGACGCTGGTCTGCCGGCAGCAGTCGTCGCTGCAGTGGGACCTCGGCGACACCCGGGGCACCGTCGCGGTCCGGATGCCCGACCACGACATCGCCCGCGAGATCCTCGAGCGCACCGGTCCGCTCGCCGTCTCGTCGGCCAACCGCACCGGCATGCCCGCCGCGACCGACGCCGACCAGGCGCTCGAGATGCTGGGCGAGCACGTCGAGGTCGTCGTCGACGCGGGGGAGTCCCCGGGTGGCGAGGCCTCCACGATCGTCGACGTCACCGGTACCCAGGGCCGGGTGCTGCGCCGCGGCGCGCTGTCGCTCGAGGACCTGAACGCCGTCCTCGAACCCCTCGGGGCGACGCTGACGGACGAGGACTGACCGCCCGGTGCGCGAGTACGCCCTCGTCTTCCTGGTCGCCGCCTCGGTGACCTACCTGCTGACCGTCGTCGCGCGCGAGATCGCGCTGCGCACGGGAGCGGTGGCCGAGGTGCGGGACCGCGACGTGCACGCCGAGCCCATCCCGTACCTCGGTGGGCTGGCGATGCTGGGCGGGCTCGTGGCGGCGTACGTCGTGGCGCGGCAGCTGCCGTTCCTCTCCACCAGCAGCCCCTTCGTCTTCCGCGACGCGGGCATCGTGCTGATCGCCGGGGCGCTGATCTGTGCGGTCGGCGTCCTCGACGACCTCTTCGAGCTGGACGCGCTGACCAAGCTGGGCGGGCAGGTGCTCGCGGCCGGCTTCCTCATCGTCTTCGGGATCCAGTACGTCTTCTTCCCGACCCCCGACGGCAGCCAGTTCTCCCTCGACGTCTCCCAGGGCGCGCTGTTGACGGTGCTCGTCGTCGTCTCGACCGTGAACGCCGTGAACTTCGTCGACGGCCTGGACGGACTGGCGGCCGGCGTGGTCGGGATCGGCGCGGTGGCGTTCTTCCTCTTCTGCTACCAGCTCGCCAACATCAACGACGTCTCGCTGGCGACGACGGGGGCGCTGCTCAGCGCCGCTCTCGCAGGCGCGTGCGCGGGGTTCCTCCCGCACAACTTCCACCCCGCCCGGCTGTTCATGGGGGACAGCGGCTCGATGCTGATCGGCCTGGTGCTGTCGGCGAGCGCGCTCACCCTGACCGGACAGTTCTCCGGCACCGAGATCAGCCAGGGTGCCGACGGATCGAGCGCCAGCCTGCTGCCCACGTTGCTCCCGCTGCTGCTGCCGGTCTCGATCCTGGTCGTGCCGATGGTCGACCTGCTGCTCGCCGTCGTACGCCGCACGCGGGCCGGCCGATCGCCGATGGCCCCGGACAAGCAGCACCTGCACCACCGGCTCCTGGAGATCGGCCACTCGCAGCGCCGCGCGGTCTTCATCATGTGGCTCTGGGCGGGCCTGGTGGCCTTCGGGACGGTGCTCGCCAGCCTCTACACGGGGGTGTGGATGTGGACCTCGCTGGCGGTCATGGCGGCCGTCACCGTGGGCCTCACCTTCGTCCTCCCGGTGCTCCACAAGCCCCACCTGTCACTGCCCGAGGAGACCTGATCGGGGCCGGTTCGCAGGCCCTCCGGACTTTGTGCTAGTTTTCACAAGCACCACAGATCCTCCGACGACAGAACGGCCGCCACCATGACGACCGCGACCAGCTGGACGACCTCCGGGCCCTCCGCGAGCACCCCTGGGACCACCCCGGTCCCGAGGTTCGCGGGCCCCCTCGCCTGTGGTAGTTTCACGCCGTCGTCGGACGTCGATGAGTGGAGTGCCACGAGGCCCCACGGTGCCGACGTCTTCAAGCCTGCCGATGAAAGCGACTTGGGTGAATGGTCGATGAGAGCTCCCCGAACGGCCTACGAGGTCGCGACCTCATCGGGCTCGGTGGACTTCTCGTCGGCGCCGTCGTCGCGGGGCTGGTCCTCGGTCTCGTCGTCGACGACCGTGCCGGCACCGCACCGACGTTCGCGCTCGTCGGCATCGCCCTCGGGATCCTGGCCGGTGGCCTCGGTTTCGTCGCGCGGGTCCGTGCCGCTCTCCGGGACTGAGGTCGGGCGATGACCGACCAGACGACGGAGGACACCATGACCGAACCCGCCTCGCAGCCCGTCCCCGCGACCGGCACCGCCTCGCTGGGCCGCGTCCTACGCGACCAGCGCAAGACCTTCTTCGTCGCGCTCGGCCTCGCCGTGGCGACGTACTGGATCGCGGGCCAGCTCGGCGAGTGGGGCCTGGCCGGCTGCATCGTCGCGGGCATCGCCCTCGGCCTGGCGAACCACGTCGCCACCGAGTACTGGCTGCTCAAGACGATCACGTCGGGCGCCCAGCCCTCGCGCAACGAGCTGATCGCTGCGACGCTGGTGCGGCTGGCCGTCCTGTCGGTCGTCGCCGTCGGCATCGCCGTCTGGTTCTGGCCCGACGGGATCGGCCTCCTGCTCGGCCTCGCCATCTTCCGCCTGATCGCACTCGTGATGACCAGCGTCCCCCTGCTCAAGGAGCTGAACCACCCATGACCGGCCTGTTGCTGCCCCTCGAGGGGTCCGAGATCGAGATCGGCAAGCACGTCGAGCGCACGATCGGCGGCTTCACCTTCAACCTCGACACGATCTGGGCGACCGCCGTCGCCGGCACCCTGGTGCTGATCCTGGGCTTCGTGGCGCGCAGCGCGCTCACGAAGAAGAACCCCAGCCACGTCCCCACCAAGGTGCAGCTCATCTGGGAGACGATCGTCGGCCAGGTGAACACCCAGGTCGAGGACAACCTCGGCAAGATCAACCCGTTCGTGGTCCCGCTCGCCGTCGCGCTGTTCTTCTTCATCCTCTTCGCGAACTGGCTCGAGCTGCTCCCGACCGAGCTCAACCACGACGCCCACCTGCTCCCGGCCCCCACGGCCGACACCAACCTCACCTACGCCATGGCGCTGATGGTGATGGTCGGCGTCTGGACCTACGGCATCCGGCAGAAGGGCGTGAAGGGCTACTTCAAGCACTTCCTCGAGCCCTTCCCGATCCTGCTCCCGCTCAACATCCTCGAAGAGCTCATCAAGCCGCTCACGCTGGCGCTGCGACTCTTCGGCAACATCTTCGCCGGTGGCATCATGCTCGCCCTGATCGCGCTGATGCCGGCCTACCTCCTGTGGGCCCCCAACCTGATCTGGAAGCTGTTCGACATGGCGATCGGCGGCATCCAGGCCTTCATCTTCGCGCTGCTCACCGTCCTCTACTTCGGCATGGCCGGAGCGGGCCACGGCGAGCACGAGGACGAGCACGCCGACGAGGAAACCCCCGCACTTGCGCACTGACCGGCCCATCCGGTCCGGCGCACGACCAGGTAAGTGAAAAGCACCGCACGCGGTGCGTAACCAAGGAGAGACATGGCAGACAGCGCAGCACTCGACTCGGCCATCAAGACCGCCGGCGCCTTCGTCGGCGGCGGCATGGCCCTCGCCGGTGGCGCCATCGGCGCCGGTATCGGTGACGGCCTGGCCGGCTCGTCGTACATCCAGGGCGTCGCCCGCCAGCCCGAGGCCCAGGGCCGCCTGCAGACGATCTTCTTCCTGACGGTCGGTCTGTGTGAGGCCGTGTTCTTCATCAACCTGGCCTTCATGGCGCTGTTCGTCTTCGTCCTCGGCAAGTGACGAAGCCCGAACCCACACCGCACCGCCTGACACAAAGGATCCGTAGATGAGTAGCGCAGCGCTCCTCCCGATGGCGAGCAACTTCCTCGTCCCGAACGCTACGTTCTTCGTCGAGCTGTTCGCCTTCGCGCTGATGGTGTTCATCCTCGGCAAGTACGTCATCCCGCCGATCAACAACGCGATGACGGCTCGCCAGGAGGCCATCCGGCAGCAGTTCGCCGAGCTGGACGAGGCGAAGTCCGACGCGCAGGAAGCCGAGCAGGAGTTCCGCTCGCAGATCGCGGAGGCTCGTCACGAGGCTGCGCGCATCCGCGAGGAGGCGCGTGAGCAGGGGGCGACGATCATCGCCGAGATGCGGGAGCAGGCCCAGGCCGAGGCGAACCGCATCGTCGAGCACGCCCACACGCAGATCGAGGCGGACCGCAAGCAGGCCGTCGCGTCGCTGCGTGCCGAGGTCGGCGACCTCGCCACCACGCTCGCGGGTCGCATCGTGGGCGAGGCGCTCGAGGACGAGGCTCGCCAGAGCCGCGTGGTCGACCGCTTCCTCGCCGACCTGGACGCCGAGCCGCAGACCCAGGCGGCTCCGTGATGCAGGGTGCGATGCAGGGTTCGTCGGCCGACTCGCTGGCTCGTCTGACCGACGCGCTGGGCACGGCGATCGAGGGCGGCGCCGACGGCGCGGCCCTCGGCGAGGGGCTCTTCGGTGCTGCCGACGTGCTGCGGGCCCAGCCCGCGCTGCGTCGTGCGACCACCGACCCGTCCATGCCGGCCGAGGCCAAGCGGGCGCTCGCCACCGGGGTGTTCGGCAGTCACCTGGATGCCGCCGCCACGGAGATCGTCGGCACCGCCGCCGGTCTGCGGTGGACGCGCAGCAGCGACCTCGGTGCCGCGCTGGAGCAGCTCGGTGTCGTGGCGCTGGTCAAGGCCGGCGACGCGAAGGGCGAGGGCGACCGGATCGAGGACGAGCTGTTCGCCTTCGGTCGCGCCGTCACCGAGAACCACGACCTGCGTGACGCGCTGTCCGACCCGGGCCGCTCGGACGCGGACAAGCAGGCGCTGGTCCGTGGCCTGCTCGAGGGTCGTGCCAGCGACGGGAGCATCCGCCTCGCGGAGCGCTCGGTCTCCGGTGCGCACCTCACGGTGACCCGGGCCATCGGCGAGTACGCCAAGATCGCCGCCGGCACCCGCAACCGCCTCGTCGCGCTGGTCCGGGCCGCCCGCCCGCTCGGCGACGACGAGCAGCAGCGCCTCGGCGAGGTCCTCTCGCGCCAGTACGACCGCCCCGTGCACATCAACGTCGTGGTGGAGCCGGCCCTGGTCGGCGGCGTCCGCGTCGAGATCGGTGACCAGGTCATCGACGGCACGATCGCCAGCAGGCTCGACGACGCCCGCCGTCGTCTCGTCGGCTGATCCGGTTCGACCAGCTCAACCACAATTTTTCGCAGACTGAGAAGAGAGTAGGGACGAAGATGACGGAGCTCACGATCCGTCCGGAGGAAATCCGCGACGCGCTGCAGAAGTACGTCGCCGACTACAAGCCCGAGGGTGCCAGCCGCGAAGAGGTCGGCACCGTTGCGGAGGCCGGCGACGGCATCGCGCGGGTGACCGGTCTTCCGTCGGCCATGGCCAACGAGCTGCTGGAGTTCGAGGACGGCACGCTGGGCCTCGCCCTGAACCTCGACACCCGCGAGATCGGCGTCGTCGTCCTCGGTGACTTCGACAAGATCGAGGAGGGCCAGACGGTCCGCCGCACCGGCGAGATCCTCTCGGTCCCCGTGGGCGACAACTTCCTCGGCCGGGTCGTCGACCCGCTCGGCACCCCGATCGACGGCCTCGGCGACATCGAGTCCGACACCCGGCGTGCCCTGGAGCTCCAGGCCCCGACGGTGATGGACCGCAAGTCGGTGCACGAGCCGCTCGCCACCGGCATCAAGGCCATCGACTCGATGACCCCGATCGGCCGCGGCCAGCGCCAGCTCATCATCGGTGACCGCGCGACCGGCAAGTCGACGATCGCGATCGACACGATCATCAACCAGAAGCAGAACTGGGAGTCGGGCGACCCGACGAAGCAGGTCCGCTGCATCTACGTCGCCATCGGCCAGAAGGGCTCGACCATCGCCTCCGTGCGTGGCGCCCTCGAGGAGGCCGGCGCGCTCGAGTACACCACCATCGTGGCCTCGCCCGCGTCCGACTCCGCCGGCTTCAAGTACCTCGCCCCCTACACGGGCTCGGCCATCGGCCAGCAGTGGATGTACGACGGCAAGCACGTCCTCATCGTGTTCGACGACCTGACCAAGCAGGCCGAGGCGTACCGCGCCGTGTCGCTGCTGCTGCGTCGCCCGCCGGGCCGCGAGGCCTACCCGGGTGACGTCTTCTACCTGCACAGCCGGCTGCTCGAGCGCTGCGCGAAGCTCAGCGACGCGCTCGGCTCGGGCTCGATGACCGGCCTGCCGATCATCGAGACCAAGGCCAACGACGTGTCGGCGTACATCCCGACCAACGTCATCTCGATCACCGACGGCCAGATCTTCCTGCAGTCGGACCTGTTCGCGGCCAACCAGCGCCCCGCCATCGACGTGGGTGTCTCGGTCTCGCGCGTGGGTGGTGCCGCCATGACGAAGGCCATGAAGGCCGTCACCGGCTCGCTCAAGGTCGACCTGGCGCAGTTCCGCGCCATGGAGGCGTTCGCGATGTTCGCCTCGGACCTCGACGCCGCGTCGCGCCAGCAGCTGGACCGCGGGCAGCGCCTGATGGCCCTGCTCAAGCAGCCCGCGTACTCGCCGTACCCGCTCGAGGAGATGACCGCCTCGCTGTGGCTCGGCACCACGGGTCGCCTGGACAAGGTCCCGGCCGACGACGTGCTGCGCTTCGAGCACGAGTTCCTCGACTACCTGCGTCGCTCGCACGAGGGCGTCCTCGCGGCGATCCGCGAGACGCAGAAGTTCGAGGACGACACGGCGAGCTCGCTCGAGAGCGCCTACGACTCCTTCCTCGACCAGTTCGAGACCTCGGAGGGTGGCTCGATCAAGGTCGGCCACGAGCCCGAGGTCGAGGCGCTGGAGGACGAGGACCAGGAGCAGATCGTCAAGCAGAAGCGGGGCTGACCCATGGCTCTTTCGGTGCGTGAGTACCGTGCGCGGATCAAGTCGACGGAGTCGATGAAGAAGATCACGCGCGCCATGGAGCTGATCGCTGCGTCGCGCATCATCAAGGCGCAGCAGCGGGCCCAGTCGGCCGCGCCGTACGCCCGTGAGCTGACGCGTGCGGTGTCGGCCGTCGCCACCTACGCCAACGTCGACCACCCGCTGACGCGGGAGCCGGAGGACCCCAAGCGGGCCGCCGTGCTCATCGTCACCAGCGACCGTGGTCTCGCGGGTGCCTACTCGTCCAGCGTCCTCAAGGAGTCCGAGCGACTCGCCGAGAAGCTGCGCGAGGAGGGCAAGGAGGTCGACACCTACATCGCCGGACGCAAGGGGGCCGCGTACTAC includes these proteins:
- the prfA gene encoding peptide chain release factor 1, whose protein sequence is MFEAVEGLLVEHRELEGKLAAPETHADARLAKQLNQRYSQLSSIIGAWREWQQLGDDLGAARELAGEDAAFAEEAEQLVERRATAEERLRRLLVPRDPTDEKDALLEVKSGEGGEESALFAGDLLRMYTRYAEARGWKVEILDATESDLGGYKSVTAAVKAKGTPESGEAPFAQLKFEGGVHRVQRVPVTESQGRVHTSAAGVLVFPEAEQIDVQVDENDLRIDVYRSSGPGGQSVNTTDSAVRITHVPTGIVASCQNEKSQLQNREQAMRILRARILAAAQEKADAEAGAARRSQVRTVDRSERIRTYNYPENRISDHRTGYKAYNLDQVLDGDLQPVLDSCIEADLATQLESLES
- the prmC gene encoding peptide chain release factor N(5)-glutamine methyltransferase → MTGTDATPVDRRRLLAEATARLEAGGVASPAHDAAELLAHVLGTTRGRLVLVDEVAADRATAYDALVTRRAAREPLQHLTGTAHFRFVELQVGPGVFVPRPETELLAGWAIEQALAVAATEGRPPVVVDLCTGSGAVARAIVDEVPGAVVHAVELDEDAHAWAQRNLDGTGVDLRHGDMATAFDELAGTVDVVTCNPPYIPLWAWESVAPEARDHDPHLALFSGDDGLDAMRVLARRAALLLRRGGVVGAEHADEQGVEAPAVFTADGRWCEVRDHEDLAGRARFLTARLAP
- a CDS encoding L-threonylcarbamoyladenylate synthase; amino-acid sequence: MTSERFPTSTEDEREKAIEAASLAVQRGQLVVLPTDTVYGIGADAFDPVAVRSLLDAKGRGREMPPPVLVSSATTVDALAVGIPGYARALIDAFWPGPLTLVCRQQSSLQWDLGDTRGTVAVRMPDHDIAREILERTGPLAVSSANRTGMPAATDADQALEMLGEHVEVVVDAGESPGGEASTIVDVTGTQGRVLRRGALSLEDLNAVLEPLGATLTDED
- a CDS encoding MraY family glycosyltransferase, producing MREYALVFLVAASVTYLLTVVAREIALRTGAVAEVRDRDVHAEPIPYLGGLAMLGGLVAAYVVARQLPFLSTSSPFVFRDAGIVLIAGALICAVGVLDDLFELDALTKLGGQVLAAGFLIVFGIQYVFFPTPDGSQFSLDVSQGALLTVLVVVSTVNAVNFVDGLDGLAAGVVGIGAVAFFLFCYQLANINDVSLATTGALLSAALAGACAGFLPHNFHPARLFMGDSGSMLIGLVLSASALTLTGQFSGTEISQGADGSSASLLPTLLPLLLPVSILVVPMVDLLLAVVRRTRAGRSPMAPDKQHLHHRLLEIGHSQRRAVFIMWLWAGLVAFGTVLASLYTGVWMWTSLAVMAAVTVGLTFVLPVLHKPHLSLPEET
- a CDS encoding AtpZ/AtpI family protein, with product MVDESSPNGLRGRDLIGLGGLLVGAVVAGLVLGLVVDDRAGTAPTFALVGIALGILAGGLGFVARVRAALRD
- the atpB gene encoding F0F1 ATP synthase subunit A, with product MTGLLLPLEGSEIEIGKHVERTIGGFTFNLDTIWATAVAGTLVLILGFVARSALTKKNPSHVPTKVQLIWETIVGQVNTQVEDNLGKINPFVVPLAVALFFFILFANWLELLPTELNHDAHLLPAPTADTNLTYAMALMVMVGVWTYGIRQKGVKGYFKHFLEPFPILLPLNILEELIKPLTLALRLFGNIFAGGIMLALIALMPAYLLWAPNLIWKLFDMAIGGIQAFIFALLTVLYFGMAGAGHGEHEDEHADEETPALAH
- a CDS encoding F0F1 ATP synthase subunit C, with translation MADSAALDSAIKTAGAFVGGGMALAGGAIGAGIGDGLAGSSYIQGVARQPEAQGRLQTIFFLTVGLCEAVFFINLAFMALFVFVLGK
- a CDS encoding F0F1 ATP synthase subunit B, whose product is MSSAALLPMASNFLVPNATFFVELFAFALMVFILGKYVIPPINNAMTARQEAIRQQFAELDEAKSDAQEAEQEFRSQIAEARHEAARIREEAREQGATIIAEMREQAQAEANRIVEHAHTQIEADRKQAVASLRAEVGDLATTLAGRIVGEALEDEARQSRVVDRFLADLDAEPQTQAAP
- a CDS encoding F0F1 ATP synthase subunit delta; this encodes MQGSSADSLARLTDALGTAIEGGADGAALGEGLFGAADVLRAQPALRRATTDPSMPAEAKRALATGVFGSHLDAAATEIVGTAAGLRWTRSSDLGAALEQLGVVALVKAGDAKGEGDRIEDELFAFGRAVTENHDLRDALSDPGRSDADKQALVRGLLEGRASDGSIRLAERSVSGAHLTVTRAIGEYAKIAAGTRNRLVALVRAARPLGDDEQQRLGEVLSRQYDRPVHINVVVEPALVGGVRVEIGDQVIDGTIASRLDDARRRLVG
- the atpA gene encoding F0F1 ATP synthase subunit alpha yields the protein MTELTIRPEEIRDALQKYVADYKPEGASREEVGTVAEAGDGIARVTGLPSAMANELLEFEDGTLGLALNLDTREIGVVVLGDFDKIEEGQTVRRTGEILSVPVGDNFLGRVVDPLGTPIDGLGDIESDTRRALELQAPTVMDRKSVHEPLATGIKAIDSMTPIGRGQRQLIIGDRATGKSTIAIDTIINQKQNWESGDPTKQVRCIYVAIGQKGSTIASVRGALEEAGALEYTTIVASPASDSAGFKYLAPYTGSAIGQQWMYDGKHVLIVFDDLTKQAEAYRAVSLLLRRPPGREAYPGDVFYLHSRLLERCAKLSDALGSGSMTGLPIIETKANDVSAYIPTNVISITDGQIFLQSDLFAANQRPAIDVGVSVSRVGGAAMTKAMKAVTGSLKVDLAQFRAMEAFAMFASDLDAASRQQLDRGQRLMALLKQPAYSPYPLEEMTASLWLGTTGRLDKVPADDVLRFEHEFLDYLRRSHEGVLAAIRETQKFEDDTASSLESAYDSFLDQFETSEGGSIKVGHEPEVEALEDEDQEQIVKQKRG